Proteins encoded within one genomic window of Cryptococcus neoformans var. grubii H99 chromosome 4, complete sequence:
- a CDS encoding GabA permease, variant yields the protein MLSYVTGWLYMLAIWMLDLGTHYGTAILITGAVNIYYPNWNAPVWVTLLICYGLYVLSTLITWKGHRWVPMLDTVNAVFTGICLVAIVASLLGIAAEGRRSASFVFTHYNWSYSGWGRGFTFCIGLLPGCFVMCGIGFISSMSEEVAVPTKQIPRAMVIGIPMAVFSGLVFILGCLFTLPDIDKLLNAPGGSPMPVILATATGSKAGGVALLSLIISNATIACVANQYISSRTTWSFSRDHALPKSRFWSAVTDDSQPRNALIMSSVVQMLVALIGLGSSSAFNAFLNVGIIGVDLAFGMPIAISLWSGRKLVKDAPWYAGTVGKICNIISVLWVSFSLVLFSMPIAIPVDAVSANYAPVVLVFFMGFSTLWYILHARKVYKGPPSVEFLVSLDIPELSERDEQ from the exons ATGCTAAGCTATGTTACTGGATGGCTTTATATGCTCGCCATTTGGATGTTAGACCTTGGTACCCATTACGGTACTGCCATCTTGATTACAGGCGCCGTCAACATCTACTATCCTAACT GGAATGCACCCGTCTGGGTAACACTTCTCATTTGCTATGGTTTGTATGTTTTGTCCACTTTGATTACTTGGAAGGGCCATCGCTGGGTCCCTATGCTTGAT ACTGTCAACGCAGTGTTCACCGGCATTTGCTTGGTGGCAATTGTCGCAAGTTTATTAGGCATCGCTGCCGAAGGTAGACGGTCAGCATCTTTCGTTTTTACTCATTATAACTGGAGCTACTCAGG CTGGGGTAGAGGGTTTACCTTCTGCATCGGCTTGCTACCAGGCTGCTTCGTCATGTGTGGTATTggcttcatctcttccatgTCCGAAGAAGTTGCTGTCCCTACCAAGCAG ATCCCTAGGGCAATGGTTATTGGTATACCTATGGCCGTCTTTTCTGGCTTAGTTTTCATCCTGGGCTGTCTCTTTACCCTTCCAGATATTGATAAGCTTCTGAATGCCCCTGGTGGCTCTCCTATGCCAGTCATTCTCGCCACTGCCACTGGAAGCAAAGCTGGTGGCGTCGCGTTACTATCTTTGATCATATCGAACGCTACTATCGCTTG CGTCGCCAATCAGTACATTTCTTCTCGAACCACATGGTCTT TCTCTCGTGATCATGCCCTACCCAAGAGCCGCTTCTGGTCCGCCGTTACTGACGATTCACAACCTAGGAATGCTCTCATCATGTCTT CTGTTGTTCAGATGCTCGTTGCCCTAATCGGCCTCggttcctcctctgccttcaACGCCTTCTTGAACGTTGGTATTATAGGGGTCGATCTGGCCTTTGGAATGCCAATTGCCATTAGCCTTTGGTCGGGGCGCAAGCTGGTGAAGGATGCTCCCTGGTATGCTGGGACTGTCGGAAAGATCTGCAACATCATCTCCGTCCTTTGGGTTTCATTCTCCCTGgttcttttctccatgCCCATTGCCATTCCCGTTGATGCTGTGTCGGCAAACTATGCCCCTGTGGTGCTGGTTTTTTTCATGGGTTTCTCCACATTGTGGTACATCCT TCATGCCCGGAAAGTGTATAAGGGACCCCCTTCTGTTGAGTTCCTTGTGTCTTTGGATATTCCAGAGCTCTCTGAACGAGATGAGCAGTGA
- a CDS encoding maltose O-acetyltransferase: protein MSPAPAPHLTNKLIPPPEEGEDPTQLSLMISAKPYLALDKYLDRLRNRGAIKLDEITRTPDHEKRMALWKEFAHIGEGVSITQQFFCEYGFNLHFAGENFVGANCTFADVCPIYIGKRTMIGPDVKIYTPDHPISPEARTGLAGEEWGKIVRIEEDCWICGSAIILPGVTIGKGSTIAAGAVVTKSIPPRSLVMGNPARVVKKILEDGTTVKV from the exons ATGTcccctgctcctgctcctcaCCTTACCAACAAGCTTATTCCACCACccgaggaaggtgaagacCCTACCCAGTTGTCTTTAATGATCTCCGCCAAACCCTATCTCGCCCTCGACAAATATCTTGACCGTCTTCGCAATCGTGGTGCTATCAAATTAGATGAAATTACAAGAACGCCCGATCATGAGAAGCGCATGGCGCTTTGGAAGGAGTTTGCCCACATAGGCGAAGGCGTATCAATAACTCAACAATTTTTCTGCGAATAT GGCTTCAATTTGCACTTTGCAGGCGAGAACTTCGTCGGAGCTAACTGTACATTCGCTGATGTCTGTCCAA TTTACATCGGCAAGAGAACAATGATTGGTCCGGACGTCAAGATATACACCCCCGACCACCCTATTTCTCCCGAAGCTCGAACCGGTTTGGCCGGTGAGGAGTGGGGCAAGATTGTAAGGATTGAGGAAGACTGTTGGATATGTGGTTCTGCTATCATCTTGCCTGGAGTTACCATCGGTAAGGGAAGCACTATCGCCGCAGGAGCCGTAGTCACCAAAAGTATCCCTCCGAGGAGTTTGGTCATGGGTAATCCTGCTCGTGTCGTCAAAAAAATTCTGGAGGATGGTACAACTGTCAAGGTTTAA
- a CDS encoding L-xylulose reductase gives MSPPTPKTAPALADDVLDLFSLKGKVAVVTGASVGIGLAAATAFAEAGANVVLLYARSKHTEKAASDLAARTGVKVKAYQLDVRDYDATQRLVENIVTELGRLDIWVANAGIPQDDTILDGNRKHWEDIIAVNYTAVVYQAQIVGKAFKKGGNGSFIITASAAGIANIRPTNQGVYNSSKAAVIALARSLAQEFKDFARVNSVSPGYMGDAQGAPESEITNALTRQVLNRTGEYRELAGAYLYLASDASTFCTGTDLIVDGGYHC, from the exons ATGTCGCCTCCTACACCCAAAACCGCCCCTGCATTGGCCGATGATGTTCTTGA TTTGTTCTCCCTCAAGGG TAAAGTCGCTGTCGTGACTGGTGCCTCTGTCGGTATCGGTCTAGCTGCCGCTACTGCCTTCGCTGAGGCCGGCGCCAATGTCGTTCTGCTCTATGCAAGAAGCAAGCATACTGAAAAGGCCGCTTCCGATCTAGCTGCTCGAACAGGGGTCAAAGTCAAGGCTTATCAACTCGACG TACGGGATTATGACGCTACTCAGCGGCTAGTTGAGAATATCGTGACAGAGCTTGGCAGGCTGGATATCTGG GTAGCTAATGCCGGTATTCCCCAAGACGACACTATTCTCGATGGTAACCGTAAACACTGGGAGGATATCATTGCCGTCAACTACACCGCTGTTGTATATCAAGCTCAAATCGTTGGGAAGGCATTCAAGAAGGGGGGGAACGGCTCGTTCATCATTACAGCTTCTGCTGCCGGTATCGCCAATATCCGACCTACCAACCAAGGCGTTTACAACTCTAGTAAAGCTGCAGTGATCGCTCTTGCCCGTTCGCTTGCCCAGGAATTCAAGGATTTCGCCAGGGTCAACTCTGTGTCGC CTGGCTATATGGGTGATGCACAAGGCGCACCGGAGTCTGAAATTACCAATGCCTTGACTCGTCAGGTCCTCAACCGGACAGGGGAGTACAGAGAGCTTGCTGGTGCCTATCTTTACCTTGCTTCCGACGCTTCAACCTTCTGCACCGGCACAGATTT GATTGTCGACGGTGGCTATCATTGTTAA
- a CDS encoding catalase, protein MSARNLASGTPYGKNLPTANGTHFEAPSISSTSDSVNSAYSVGYTPVPTAERSYSGLLHGTLSKVFRKGGQEIVVSEEPVSFNSSKADTESTRFNGCPYMNGSIPQTPTPKSTPKSASVAAPVPLPPPSAARLKAQKQNNSIPRDNSNTLADDVGKLTVRSYEKDRDLRSQEVIYTTSNGVPVPHPYVVQRAGVNGPLLLQDFHLIDLLSHFDRERIPERVVHAKGSGAHGIWECTDGLEDLCLANMFQKGATCPLTIRFSTVGGESGSPDLARDPRGFAVKFRTAEGNWDFVANNTPVFFLRDPAKFPHFIHTQKRDPTTHLSGGDDSTMFWDYLSQNPESIHQIMILMSDRGIPAGWRHMHGYYGHTLKVVNDNGGWVYAQFHLISDQGNKFFTSEEASTKSPDWGQKDLYEAIERGEYPSWTMKVQVMTQEQAEDAWEKKRINVFDLTHVWPHGDYPLRTVGKITLNENPSNYFAEIEQATFNPAHMIPGVEPSADPVLQARLFSYPDAHRHRVGPNYQQLPVNQSATPYATGNFQRDGAMAFYNQGGRPAYLSSIEPIKFQEKRVNLNKVHGQFIGEAVSFLSEIRPEDFNAPRALWQKVFSDESKERFIQTVAGHMSTCKRKEIIARQIAIFRQVSPDLGARLEKATGVRGYGSIEGMSFNGTHNGFGVKRGANGLRQDAEVVFNNGAPQKTQRAR, encoded by the exons ATGTCTGCTCGTAACCTTGCCTCTGGTACTCCGTACGGCAAGAATCTACCGACAGCCAACGGTACACACTTCGAAGCTCCGTCAATATCTTCTACCTCCGACTCAGTTAATTCGGCGTATTCGGTTGGCTACACTCCTGTGCCAACTGCGGAGCGTTCCTATTCCGGTTTACTTCACGGCACGCTATCCAAAGTATTTCGCAAGGGCGGTCAAGAAATCGTCGTATCTGAAGAGCCTGTGTctttcaactcttccaagGCTGACACTGAATCTACTCGCTTCAATGGATGTCCTTACATGAACGGCAGTATCCCTCAGACTCCGACACCAAAGTCGACGCCCAAATCAGCTTCAGTGGCCGCCCCTGTTCCTTTGCCCCCTCCCTCGGCTGCGCGTCTGAAGGCCCAAAAGCAGAATAATTCAATACCTCGAGATAATAGCAACACTCTGGCGGACGATGTGGGAAAGTTGACTGTTCGATCATACGAGAAGGATAGGGACCTTAGGTCCCAGGAGGT TATCTATACTACATCCAACGGTGTTCCGGTCCCCCACCCATATGTTGTTCAGCGGGCTGGTGTTAACGgtccccttcttctgcaagACTTCCACTTGATCGACTTACTCTCTCACTTTGATCGCGAAAG GATCCCTGAACGAGTGGTTCATGCCAAGGGCTCAGGTGCCCATGGTATCTGGGAGTGTACTGACGGCCTAGAGGACCTCTGCCTCGCGAACATGTTCCAAAAGGGCGCTACTTGTCCTTTGACTATCCGATTTTCAACTGTCGGGGGAGAGTCAGGATCCCCTGACCTTGCTCG TGATCCTCGTGGTTTTGCTGTCAAATTTAGAACGGCTGAGGGTAACTGGGACTTTGTTGCGAATAACACTCCCGTTTTCTTTC TGCGCGATCCAGCCAAGTTCCCCCACTTCATTCACACTCAGAAACGGGACCCAACCACCCATCTTAGTGGCGGAGATGATTCCACCATGTTCTGGGACTACCTTTCTCAAAATCCTGAATCCATTCACCAGATCATG ATACTCATGTCTGACCGAGGCATTCCCGCGGGATGGCGTCACATGCATGGTTATTACGGACACACCCTCAAGGTCGTTAATGACAACGGCGGCTGGGTTTATGCCCAATTCCACCTCATCTCTGACCAGGGCAACAAGTTCTTTACGAGCGAAGAGGCATCTACCAAATCGCCTGACTGGGGTCAGAAGGATTTGTACGAAGCTATTGAGCGTGGAGA GTATCCATCTTGGACGATGAAGGTCCAAGTTATGACACAAGAACAAGCAGAGGATGCGTGGGAAAAGAAGCGGATCAATGTCTTTGACTTGACCCACGTCTGGCCTCATGGAGACTATCCACTCAGGACTGTAGGCAAGATCACCTTGAATGAGAACCCCAGT AATTACTTTGCTGAGATTGAGCAAGCGACGTTCAACCCTGCTCACATGATCCCAGGCGTAGAACCCTCTGCCGACCCTGTACTCCAAGCCCGACTGTTCTCTTACCCTGACGCGCACCGCCACCGTGTTGGTCCCAACTACCAACAGCTTCCAGTCAACCAATCGGCCACCCCTTACGCAACGGGAAACTTTCAACGTGATGGTGCCATGGCTTTCTACAATCAGGGAGGAAGACCCGCTTATCTCTCCAGTATCGAGCCCATCAAGTTCCAAGAGAAGCGCGTCAACCTTAACAAAGTGCACGGTCAATTTATCGGTGAAGCTGTCAGCTTCCTCAGCGAGATCCGTCCTGAGGACTTTAACGCCCCTCGCGCCCTTTGGCAGAAAGTGTTTAGCGACGAGTCAAAGGAACGTTTCATTCAGACTGTTGCCGGGCACATGTCGACCTGCAAGCGCAAGGAGATTATTGCCCGTCAAATTGCCATTTTCCGACAAGTATCGCCTGATCTTGGAGCTCGTCTCGAGAAGGCCACTGGCGTCAGGGGCTATGGGAGTATTGAGGGGATGTCTTTCAACGGTACTCATAATGGCTTTGGCGTTAAGCGTGGGGCGAACGGCCTTCGACAAGATGCGGAGGTTGTGTTCAATAATGGTGCTCCTCAGAAGACTCAGAGGGCTCGTTGA
- a CDS encoding RNP domain-containing protein produces MEDDREMRGDEPMAPEAGDRYRRDDRDRSRSRERHSSRRDEDRYRSRRRSYSRSRSRSRTRSPHRHRHRSPSRSRSRSRDRRDRDRSRSRDRGERRSYREDRHGGDHRGSGRPRSPRRGSGRYGAPRQDWEKSVGGPMNAPASEAEAHAKVSKRENRLYVGNLAYDCNYKDLANFMERGGGKVVFSEVLTTPAGQSKGCGIVEFASQEEAQRAKAELSDKPFFGRSVFIREDREETARFGAPPIPGKIGIALGEARHFLGNQQPHGFHGHGPAIPNRNLFVGNLPLQASWQDLKDLMRQAGEVIRADIGFRPDGTPKGNGTVVFLNADDAKAAIEMFNGFDWFGNVLEVREDRFAHGGAFRGRGGFRGAFFPRGGFGFRGGFRGGFRGGFMGGGMGMGHMGMNAVAGGVGAGGAAAAAGGRNFSNDLYADYNGPEGGEGMAVDQVAPSGLEPIPAEPNQQILVRNLPWSTSNEDLVELFETIGTVTLAEILYSGGQSKGEGIVQFAETADAANASEKFMGWPYGGRALDVQFNPRWHEFSASAIKVPQA; encoded by the exons ATGGAAGACGACAGAGAAATGCGCGGCGACGAACCTATGGCCCCGGAGGCTGGGGATCGAT ATCGAAGGGACGATAGAGATAGGAGCAGGAGCCGAGAACGCCACAGCAGCAGACGCGATGAGGACCGTTACCGAAGC CGTCGCAGATCTTACTCTCGTTCTCGTTCGCGCTCCCGAACTCGTTCTCCTCACCGACACCGACACCGTTCCCCTTCTCGTTCTCGATCTCGTTCTCGCGACAGGCGTGACAGGGACCGCTCTCGATCCCGTGACCGTGGGGAGCGACGAAGTTACAGGGAAGACCGTCATGGTGGCGATCACCGTGGCAGCGGCCGACCTCGTTCTCCTCGACGTGGTTCAGGTAGGTATGGTGCGCCCCGACAGGACTGGGAGAAGAGTGTCGGTGGGCCTATGAATGCGCCTGCTTCCGAGGCCGAGGCTCACGCCAAGGTCAGCAAGAGAGAGAACAGGTTGTATGTGGGTAACTTGGCGTATGATTGCAATTACAAGGATCTTGCCAACTTCATGGAGCGAG GTGGTGGTAAAGTAGTATTCTCTGAAGTCCTCACCACCCCTGCTGGTCAGTCCAAGGGTTGCGG TATTGTCGAGTTTGCCTCTCAGGAAGAAGCCCAGCGAGCCAAGGCCGAGCTCTCTGACAAGCCCTTCTTTGGTCGATCCGTCTTCATTCGAGAAGACCGTGAAGAGACTGCGCGATTCGGCGCTCCTCCCATCCCCGGTAAGATTGGTATTGCCCTCGGTGAAGCTCGTCATTTCCTTGGTAATCAACAACCTCACGGATTCCACGGCCATGGCCCTGCTATTCCTAACAGGAATCTCTTTGTCGGTAAC cttcctctccaagctTCATGGCAAGACCTTAAGGACCTCATGCGTCAAGCTGGAGAAGTCATCCGTGCCGATATCGGTTTCAGGCCTGACGGGACTCCCAAGGGTAACGGAACAGTTGTCTTCTTGAACGCGGATGATGCCAAGGCTGCTATTGAGATGTTCAATGGTTTTGATTGGTTTGGTAATGTTCTTGAAGTCCGGGAG GACCGATTCGCCCACGGTGGTGCCTTCCGCGGCCGAGGTGGTTTCCGAGGcgctttcttccctcgtGGCGGTTTCGGCTTCCGTGGTGGCTTCCGAGGCGGTTTCCGTGGAGGATTCATGGGTGGCGGTATGGGCATGGGCCACATGGGTATGAACGCGGTCGCTGGCGGCGTTGGTGCCGGcggtgctgctgctgctgctggcggTAGAAACTTCAGCAACGACCTCTACGCCGACTATAACGGACCTGAGGGCGGTGAGGGTATGGCTGTCGACCAGGTCGCGCCATCGGGTTTGGAGCCCATTCCCGCCGAGCCTAACCAGCAGATACTCGTTCGTAAC CTCCCGTGGTCAACATCTAACGAAGACCTCGTCGAACTCTTTGAGACCATCGGCACCGTTACCCTTGCCGAGATCCTCTACTCTGGTGGCCAAAGCAAGGGCGAAGGTATCGTTCAGTTTGCGGAGACGGCGGATGCGGCGAATGCGTCTGAGAAGTTTATGGGATGGCCTTACGGCGGCCGTGCTTTGG ATGTGCAATTTAACCCCAGGTGGCACGAGTTCTCTGCTTCGGCTATCAAGGTCCCCCAGGCGTAA
- a CDS encoding iron donor protein CyaY, whose product MITARHYVTRSLRALRPLTERPAAPVIARSARASPLLRSRATSARTFVTSLPRQAQPPPPPPTSTLSHDEYEHVSERDMETLNESLEIFCEDFGNGNWEIEYSSGVLNLTLPPYGTYVLNKQPPNLQIWMSSPVSGPSRFEYVNDSWVHHRKEGVKLGELLSGELKEILEKSGNEAAAGDWEGVGLP is encoded by the exons ATGATCACTGCCAGGCATTACGTTACTAGATCCCTCAGGGCTTTACGTCCGCTAACTGAGCGACCAGCCGCTCCCGTGATCGCACGTTCGGCTCGAGCTTCCCCACTCCTTCGTTCAAGAGCAACATCCGCAAGAACATTCGTTACGTCCCTCcctcgtcaagctcaaccACCTCCACC ACCCCCAACATCAACGCTTTCGCATGACGAATACGAACATGTTTCTGAGCGAGATATGGAGACGTTGAATGAAAGCCTGGAGATTTTCTGCGAAGATTTCGGGAATGGGAACTGGGAGATCGAGTATTCT TCTGGTGTCCTTAACCTTACCCTTCCCCCGTACGGCACATATGTCCTCAACAAACAACCCCCTAACCTTCAAATTTGGATGTCGTCTCCAGTCTCTGGTCCTTCACGTTTTGAATACGTCAACGACAGCTGGGTACATCACCGCAAAGAAGGTGTCAAGCTGGGAGAATTATTGAGCGGCGAGCTGAAAGAGatcttggagaagagtggcAATGAAGCGGCTGCTGGGGATTGGGAGGGTGTCGGCTTACCATAG
- a CDS encoding GabA permease, which translates to MSLQEEIRPASQLSVPVDVAGSDGDHSNKKATTSFTRIELVGDAQPDNEISAMGYKPQLKRNRGQLTIQTMLLSLFAVPFGISSGFYTAMIGGGPASLLWGFILVGCLQECVAVSLGEICSRFPTAGGPYYWSYALAPPGIRTMLSYVTGWLYMLAIWMLDLGTHYGTAILITGAVNIYYPNWNAPVWVTLLICYGLYVLSTLITWKGHRWVPMLDTVNAVFTGICLVAIVASLLGIAAEGRRSASFVFTHYNWSYSGWGRGFTFCIGLLPGCFVMCGIGFISSMSEEVAVPTKQIPRAMVIGIPMAVFSGLVFILGCLFTLPDIDKLLNAPGGSPMPVILATATGSKAGGVALLSLIISNATIACVANQYISSRTTWSFSRDHALPKSRFWSAVTDDSQPRNALIMSSVVQMLVALIGLGSSSAFNAFLNVGIIGVDLAFGMPIAISLWSGRKLVKDAPWYAGTVGKICNIISVLWVSFSLVLFSMPIAIPVDAVSANYAPVVLVFFMGFSTLWYILHARKVYKGPPSVEFLVSLDIPELSERDEQ; encoded by the exons ATGTCTCTCCAAGAAGAGATTCGACCAGCATCTCAGCTATCAGTTCCTGTAGATGTTGCAGGTTCGGATGGGGACCATAGCAACAAGAAAGCAACTACCTCTTTCACGAGGATCGAACTTGTTGGAGATGCACAACCCGACAATGAAATTTCTGCCATGGGCTACAAGCCTCAGTTGAAAAGG AATCGTGGCCAACTCACGATTCAGACTATGCTTTTGTCAT TGTTCGCCGTTCCGTTTGGAATATCGTCAGGCTTTTACACTGCCATGATTGGCGGTGGCCCTGCATCTCTGCTCTGGGGTTTCATCCTGGTAGGCTGTCTCCAAGAGTGCGTAGCGGTCTCGCTGGGAGAGATTTGCTCTCGTTTCCCAACCGCTGG TGGGCCTTATTATTGGTCTTATGCTCTGGCTCCGCCGGGAATTCGAACCATGCTAAGCTATGTTACTGGATGGCTTTATATGCTCGCCATTTGGATGTTAGACCTTGGTACCCATTACGGTACTGCCATCTTGATTACAGGCGCCGTCAACATCTACTATCCTAACT GGAATGCACCCGTCTGGGTAACACTTCTCATTTGCTATGGTTTGTATGTTTTGTCCACTTTGATTACTTGGAAGGGCCATCGCTGGGTCCCTATGCTTGAT ACTGTCAACGCAGTGTTCACCGGCATTTGCTTGGTGGCAATTGTCGCAAGTTTATTAGGCATCGCTGCCGAAGGTAGACGGTCAGCATCTTTCGTTTTTACTCATTATAACTGGAGCTACTCAGG CTGGGGTAGAGGGTTTACCTTCTGCATCGGCTTGCTACCAGGCTGCTTCGTCATGTGTGGTATTggcttcatctcttccatgTCCGAAGAAGTTGCTGTCCCTACCAAGCAG ATCCCTAGGGCAATGGTTATTGGTATACCTATGGCCGTCTTTTCTGGCTTAGTTTTCATCCTGGGCTGTCTCTTTACCCTTCCAGATATTGATAAGCTTCTGAATGCCCCTGGTGGCTCTCCTATGCCAGTCATTCTCGCCACTGCCACTGGAAGCAAAGCTGGTGGCGTCGCGTTACTATCTTTGATCATATCGAACGCTACTATCGCTTG CGTCGCCAATCAGTACATTTCTTCTCGAACCACATGGTCTT TCTCTCGTGATCATGCCCTACCCAAGAGCCGCTTCTGGTCCGCCGTTACTGACGATTCACAACCTAGGAATGCTCTCATCATGTCTT CTGTTGTTCAGATGCTCGTTGCCCTAATCGGCCTCggttcctcctctgccttcaACGCCTTCTTGAACGTTGGTATTATAGGGGTCGATCTGGCCTTTGGAATGCCAATTGCCATTAGCCTTTGGTCGGGGCGCAAGCTGGTGAAGGATGCTCCCTGGTATGCTGGGACTGTCGGAAAGATCTGCAACATCATCTCCGTCCTTTGGGTTTCATTCTCCCTGgttcttttctccatgCCCATTGCCATTCCCGTTGATGCTGTGTCGGCAAACTATGCCCCTGTGGTGCTGGTTTTTTTCATGGGTTTCTCCACATTGTGGTACATCCT TCATGCCCGGAAAGTGTATAAGGGACCCCCTTCTGTTGAGTTCCTTGTGTCTTTGGATATTCCAGAGCTCTCTGAACGAGATGAGCAGTGA
- a CDS encoding NAD-binding Rossmann fold oxidoreductase — protein MPINVALLGGGIFAVDAHLPALAKSGALASLEAVWSRSESSSTKAAEAWKSLTGKEIAKYSETGYDNLDKLLSREDIGAVIIALPILSQPEIITKALKAGKHVLSEKPVSQDVTSATKMLKDYQKNYQPQGLVWRVAENWEVEPAHIFAAEALKAGRIGNLNAFSTSSVLFVDKEDNKYFETEWRKRPQHQGGYLLDAGVHNAGVLRTVLPSPITHLSAHTALNNEHLPPYDWLSVITRSEPNNIHGQILIDYGARGREPMWELRLTGSEGEIYSEDIDDNGVDSIRVQVRSGKFGRTNREIKIFPKTGVYEEQRRFFEAIAGKPDEYGSVQGALNDVALLQAALTSNGNEVALNTLK, from the exons ATGCCTATCAACGTCGCATTACTTGGTGGGGGTATTTTTGCCGTTGACG CTCACCTTCCCGCTCTGGCAAAGTCTGGTGCCCTCGCTTCACTGGAAGCCGTCTGGTCTCGTTCTGAATCATCATCGACCAAGGCCGCTGAAGCATGGAAATCTCTTACAGGCAAGGAGATTGCCAAATACAGCGAGACTGGATATGATAATCTAGACAAGCTTCTCTCTAGGGAGGATATCGGGGCCGTCATTATTGCGcttcccatcctttcccAACCCGAAATAATTACAAAGGCCCTCAAAGCCGGAAAGCATGTGTTATCAGAGAAACCTGTTTCCCAAGACGTTACTTCAGCCACCAAGATGCTCAAAGACTATCAGAAGAACTATCAGCCTCAAGGTCTT GTATGGAGGGTGGCTGAGAACTGGGAAGTCGAGCCCGCCCACATCTTTGCTGCAGAAGCCTTGAAGGCAGGTCGTATTGGAAACCTCAACGCTTTCTCCACCAGCTCTGTCTTATTCGTTGACAAAGAAGACAATAAGTACTTTGAGACGGAATGGCGAAAGAGACCTCAGCATCAAGGAGGTTACTTGCTTGACGCGGGTGTG CATAATGCCGGTGTTCTTCGTACTGTCCTTCCATCACCTATAACCCACCTTTCCGCCCACACAGCCCTGAACAACGAACACTTACCCCCGTACGACTGGCTATCTGTCATCACCCGTTCCGAGCCCAACAATATTCATGGGCAGATCTTGATCGACTATGGTGCTCGTGGTAGAGAACCTATGTGGGAGTTGCGGCTGACTGGTTCAGAAGGCGAGATTTATTCGGAAGACATAGACGACAATGGCGTGGACTCCATCAGGGTTCAAGTTCGCTCTGGTAAATTTGGGAGGACGAACAGGGAGATCAAGATATTTCCGAAGACCGGAGTTTACGAAGAGCAGCGACGTTTCTTCGAGGCGATCGCTGGCAAACCAGATG AGTATGGGTCGGTGCAAGGTGCTTTGAATGATGTTGCGTTGCTACAAGCTGCTTTGACTTCGAATGGCAATGAAGTCGCCCTCAATACTTTGAAGTAA